The Phoenix dactylifera cultivar Barhee BC4 unplaced genomic scaffold, palm_55x_up_171113_PBpolish2nd_filt_p 001456F, whole genome shotgun sequence genome includes a region encoding these proteins:
- the LOC103701186 gene encoding putative per-hexamer repeat protein 5 — MACLKPLVLAVFVVASFALVAESRVSRMDLGLGLGGGVGAGTGVDVGTGGVSVSGSGSGSGSASRSAGSDSDSDSFSASRSGSISIPLLGPGGSSSAGSGAGSSAGSGAGSGLSSGHGEGYGEGHGHGSGSGNGN; from the coding sequence ATGGCTTGTTTGAAGCCTCTAGTCCTTGCTGTTTTTGTTGTTGCGTCCTTTGCTTTGGTTGCAGAGAGCCGGGTCTCTAGGATGGACCTTGGCCTGGGACTGGGTGGGGGAGTTGGTGCTGGCACTGGAGTTGATGTTGGCACAGGAGGTGTTAGTGTCTCTGGCTCTGGGTCTGGCTCGGGCTCGGCATCTCGGTCTGCAGGCTCCGACTCCGACTCCGATTCATTTTCTGCTTCTCGGTCTGGGTCTATTTCAATCCCCCTTCTGGGACCTGGAGGTAGTTCATCTGCGGGTTCTGGTGCCGGTTCCTCTGCGGGTTCCGGTGCTGGCTCCGGTTTGAGCTCCGGACATGGTGAAGGCTATGGTGAGGGCCACGGACATGGGTCTGGCAGTGGAAATGGCAATTAA
- the LOC103701187 gene encoding UDP-glucuronate 4-epimerase 1-like, whose translation MRILEDELFPSTPGKVKIERAHAINRQFHRCFASTSTMFLWALFLIALTASYLSFQSFVDTSSKYFSASWGGLHWEKQIRASAEVRRPQGISVLVTGAAGFVGSHVSLALRKRGDGVVGLDNFNTYYDPSLKKARKSLLVSHGIVVVEGDINDGRLLAKLFDVVPFTHVMHLAAQAGVRYAIENPASYVHSNIAGLVTLLEACKAADPQPAIVWASSSSVYGLNEKAPFSESDRTDRPASLYAATKKAGEEITHTYNHIYGLSITGLRFFTVYGPWGRPDMAYFSFTRNILQGKPITVYSGKDRVDLARDFTYIDDIVKGCLGSLDTAEKSTGSGGKKRGPAQYRIYNLGNTSPVTVPMLVSILERHLKAKAKRNVVAMPGNGDVPFTHANISLARAELGYKPTTNLETGLKKFVKWYLHYYGYSPRGTKNL comes from the coding sequence atgaggattcTGGAGGACGAGTTGTTCCCATCGACGCCGGGGAAGGTGAAGATCGAGCGGGCCCATGCGATTAATCGGCAGTTCCACCGTTGCTTCGCGTCGACGAGCACCATGTTCCTGTGGGCGCTCTTCTTGATCGCGCTGACGGCGTCGTACCTCAGCTTCCAGAGCTTCGTCGACACTTCGTCCAAGTATTTCTCCGCGTCGTGGGGCGGCCTCCACTGGGAGAAGCAGATCCGGGCCTCCGCCGAGGTCCGACGCCCGCAAGGGATCTCCGTCCTCGTCACTGGCGCCGCCGGATTCGTCGGCTCCCACGTCTCCCTTGCCCTCCGCAAGCGTGGCGACGGCGTCGTCGGCCTCGACAACTTCAATACCTACTACGATCCTTCGTTGAAGAAGGCCAGGAAATCCCTCCTCGTCTCCCACGGCATCGTCGTCGTCGAGGGCGACATCAACGACGGCCGCCTCCTCGCCAAGCTCTTCGACGTGGTCCCATTCACCCACGTGATGCACCTCGCCGCCCAGGCCGGGGTGCGGTACGCGATCGAGAACCCGGCGTCCTACGTCCACAGCAACATCGCCGGCCTGGTGACGCTTCTGGAGGCGTGCAAGGCGGCGGACCCCCAGCCGGCGATCGTGTGGGCCTCCTCCTCGTCGGTGTACGGACTCAACGAGAAGGCCCCCTTCTCGGAGTCGGACCGCACCGACCGTCCCGCTTCCCTCTACGCCGCCACCAAGAAGGCCGGCGAGGAGATCACCCACACCTACAACCACATCTACGGCCTCTCGATCACCGGCCTCCGCTTCTTCACCGTCTACGGGCCCTGGGGCCGCCCCGACATGGCTTACTTCTCCTTCACCAGAAATATTCTTCAAGGGAAGCCGATCACGGTCTACAGCGGCAAGGATCGCGTCGATCTCGCCAGGGATTTCACCTACATCGACGACATTGTGAAGGGGTGCTTGGGGTCGCTGGACACGGCGGAGAAGAGCACGGGGAGCGGGGGGAAGAAGCGGGGACCGGCGCAGTACCGGATCTACAACTTGGGGAACACGTCGCCGGTGACGGTGCCGATGCTCGTGTCGATCTTGGAGCGCCACCTGAAGGCGAAGGCGAAACGGAACGTTGTGGCGATGCCGGGCAACGGCGACGTCCCCTTCACCCACGCCAACATCAGCTTGGCTCGAGCCGAGCTCGGCTACAAGCCGACCACCAATCTCGAGACCGGTCTCAAGAAGTTCGTCAAGTGGTATCTCCACTACTACGGCTACAGTCCCCGGGGAACCAAGAACTTGTAa